From one Brevibacterium sp. 'Marine' genomic stretch:
- the msrA gene encoding peptide-methionine (S)-S-oxide reductase MsrA — protein sequence MTDLRTLTLGAGCFWCLDAVYQRTTGVREVISGYTGGHTDNPGYREVCSGMTGHAEALQVTFDADIVPDEVILGLFFTGHDPTSLNRQGYDVGTQYRSAMFYRDETEKQHFAAAIESAQSLFDDPIVTTLEPLGTFYPAEAVHQDFYTANPDNGYCRVIIDPKLSKARTAFAEWVS from the coding sequence ATGACCGATCTTCGTACCCTCACCCTCGGCGCCGGCTGCTTCTGGTGCCTCGATGCCGTCTATCAGCGGACCACCGGCGTGAGAGAAGTGATCTCCGGCTACACCGGCGGACACACCGACAATCCCGGCTACCGTGAGGTCTGCTCCGGGATGACCGGCCACGCCGAAGCCCTGCAGGTGACCTTCGACGCCGACATCGTCCCCGATGAGGTCATCCTCGGACTGTTCTTCACCGGCCATGACCCCACGAGCCTCAACCGCCAGGGCTACGACGTCGGCACCCAGTACCGGTCGGCCATGTTCTACCGCGACGAGACCGAGAAGCAGCACTTCGCGGCGGCCATCGAATCCGCGCAGAGCCTCTTCGACGATCCGATCGTGACCACCCTCGAACCGCTGGGCACCTTCTATCCCGCCGAGGCGGTCCACCAGGACTTCTACACCGCGAACCCGGACAACGGATACTGCCGTGTCATCATCGACCCGAAACTCAGTAAGGCCCGCACCGCCTTCGCCGAATGGGTGAGCTGA
- a CDS encoding nitroreductase family protein: MGSHKKDKCKKSKHKDRKRSTDAGDACEVTKDRVRAHFLDGNTGPWSKNLAAQDAQTARSAQSENYADLAEDAAASASDRTAAVTSIRRGPDYSVPSSIDIVADPVLHALSTRRSISKVDSETPNDSDLLEIIRSISSVADHKALRPWRFLIIRGDDRHRLGDALDEAAGVVRKPGETNTKPLRAELLLALVSSPVTHDKVPEWEQHATAAGAGHLLELALWQAGWGVMWRSGTLTNTEPVRRLHRLNDHELLMGWFYIGAVPERYRQRLTTSSRPLPKPEQFLDTL; the protein is encoded by the coding sequence ATGGGTAGCCACAAGAAGGACAAGTGCAAGAAGTCCAAACACAAGGACCGCAAACGATCCACAGACGCGGGCGACGCCTGCGAGGTGACCAAAGACCGGGTCCGTGCCCACTTCCTCGACGGCAACACCGGCCCCTGGTCGAAGAACCTCGCCGCGCAGGACGCGCAGACCGCCCGCTCAGCGCAGAGTGAGAACTACGCTGACCTCGCCGAGGATGCCGCAGCCTCGGCGAGTGACCGAACCGCAGCCGTGACGTCCATCCGCCGCGGACCCGACTACTCGGTGCCGTCATCGATCGACATCGTCGCCGATCCGGTCCTGCACGCCCTGAGCACCAGACGGTCGATCTCGAAGGTCGACTCGGAGACCCCGAACGACTCCGACCTGCTCGAGATCATCCGATCGATCTCCTCGGTCGCCGACCACAAGGCCCTGCGTCCCTGGCGTTTCCTCATCATCCGCGGAGATGACCGGCACCGCCTCGGCGACGCCCTCGACGAAGCCGCCGGCGTCGTCCGCAAGCCGGGTGAGACCAATACGAAGCCGCTGCGGGCAGAGCTCCTGCTCGCCCTCGTCTCCTCACCGGTCACACACGACAAGGTTCCCGAATGGGAGCAGCACGCCACCGCCGCCGGTGCGGGCCACCTGCTCGAACTCGCCCTGTGGCAAGCCGGCTGGGGAGTCATGTGGCGCTCGGGCACCCTGACGAACACCGAACCGGTCCGCCGCCTCCATCGCCTGAACGATCACGAACTGCTCATGGGCTGGTTCTACATCGGAGCCGTCCCCGAACGCTACCGACAGCGCCTGACCACGAGCTCCCGCCCTCTGCCGAAACCCGAACAGTTCCTCGATACCCTGTGA
- a CDS encoding MFS transporter: protein MSTPDTETPDTRRLPKEIYVLVAAAFIVALGYGIIAPVLPQFAASFDFGVTAATIVVSSFAFFRFVFSPSSGRLVDAFGERRIYITGLLIVAASTAAVAFAQNYWQLLIFRGLGGIGSTMFSVSAMALIVRLAPIDARAKASSTYATAFLVGNIAGPVLGGAMAGWGMRIPFVIYAVGLLIAAIVVRIFLASTASFGSSTKSGRARLEAEKDKEQQEVMSFREAWKDSAYRSALISAFVQGWSAMGIRVAIYPLFAIQALKADTAVAGLALTMFAIGNASAVTVVGRFADTVGRKPFIQWGLFVLGVTTAALAFIDSIWLFFAFSIIAGVGSGLANPAQQATVADVIGRDRKGGRVLARYQMALDGGAILGPIIAGAVVDHFDYSWAFLLTGVLGVIAAGLWFFGRETRPRTATPAQ, encoded by the coding sequence GTGAGCACTCCCGACACCGAGACTCCGGACACGCGCCGCCTGCCCAAGGAGATCTATGTCCTCGTGGCCGCGGCCTTCATCGTGGCCCTGGGCTACGGAATCATCGCCCCCGTCCTGCCGCAGTTCGCGGCGAGCTTCGACTTCGGGGTCACCGCCGCAACCATCGTCGTCTCCTCCTTCGCGTTCTTCCGGTTCGTGTTCTCGCCCTCGTCGGGCCGCCTCGTCGATGCCTTCGGCGAACGCCGCATCTACATCACCGGCCTCCTCATCGTCGCCGCCTCCACCGCGGCCGTCGCATTCGCCCAGAACTACTGGCAGCTGCTGATCTTCCGCGGACTCGGCGGCATCGGGTCGACGATGTTCAGCGTCTCCGCGATGGCGCTCATCGTCCGTCTCGCCCCGATCGACGCCCGCGCGAAGGCATCGTCGACCTATGCCACCGCATTCCTCGTCGGCAATATCGCCGGACCCGTCCTCGGCGGTGCGATGGCCGGATGGGGGATGCGGATCCCGTTCGTCATCTACGCCGTCGGTCTGCTCATCGCCGCGATCGTCGTCCGCATCTTCCTCGCCTCCACCGCATCCTTCGGCTCCTCGACGAAATCCGGGCGTGCCCGGCTGGAGGCGGAGAAGGACAAAGAACAACAGGAAGTCATGTCCTTCCGGGAAGCGTGGAAGGATTCGGCCTACCGTTCGGCGCTCATCTCCGCCTTCGTCCAAGGCTGGTCGGCGATGGGCATCCGTGTGGCCATCTACCCGCTCTTCGCCATCCAAGCCCTCAAAGCCGATACCGCCGTGGCCGGACTGGCCCTGACGATGTTCGCCATCGGCAACGCCTCGGCGGTGACAGTGGTCGGACGCTTCGCCGACACTGTCGGGCGCAAACCGTTCATCCAATGGGGTCTGTTCGTCCTCGGCGTGACCACCGCGGCGCTGGCCTTCATCGACTCGATCTGGTTGTTCTTCGCGTTCTCCATCATCGCCGGTGTCGGCTCCGGCCTGGCCAACCCCGCGCAGCAGGCCACGGTCGCCGATGTCATCGGCCGCGACCGCAAGGGCGGCCGAGTGCTCGCCCGCTACCAGATGGCCCTCGACGGCGGAGCCATCCTCGGCCCGATCATCGCCGGAGCCGTCGTCGACCACTTCGACTACTCGTGGGCGTTCCTGCTCACCGGCGTCCTCGGCGTCATCGCCGCGGGCCTGTGGTTCTTCGGGCGTGAGACCCGCCCCCGCACAGCCACTCCGGCTCAGTGA
- a CDS encoding efflux RND transporter permease subunit, with product MSFLTRLSLKNRALIALISVVAVIFGVIGAGALKQELFPSLDNPQATVTASYEGATPEAVESEVTDPLEGALTALPEVEDMTSTSSAGSAQITVSTKYGDDSDDVVRALQRAVSQVQPTLPDGVEPNVMMMGTDDIPVLALSVTSDADEDQLAANLEDVVEPELKKVDGVSQVQIAGAKTKQVEISIRRDDLEDEGANLDEVAGILQSNGVPTSAGELKGADGTAPVEVGTRIRSIDAIKDLVISGTDGPIQISDVADVKLVDEPVESISRTNGEPSLSVSVMKESDANTVDVSHAVADKLPELEKMMGENTEFVSAFDQAPFIEQSIHDLLNEGGLGLIFAVLVILVFLLSVRATIITAISIPLSLLIAMIGLWMGGETLNMLTLGALTISVGRVVDDSIVVIEAIRRRHASGGDKFSNILAAVSEVAGAITASTLTTVAVFLPLAFVTGQTGEMFRPFALTATIALLSSLFVALTIVPVLAYWFLRQREAKVKLTRAEKKEIRRSRKSMLSQWRAEKKKAKKADKKRDLVAAGAAAEDTGARDSADSPSPADVPAHADAATHSQPTGVAAGGPRYGETEDGTVAVDELAGMHSPVTRLQKTYMPAISFSTKHPIVMILIAVLVLAGTGAMIPQLKTELFGDTGQDSLQISQTFDPGTDLDEASEQAKKVEDILADESDVDNYQLSLGGTSFGFTDDSSLTGTYIVNTKSGVSAQSISAELQKQFDDLEGAGDVEVASQSSTPGSQTIDVTLTATDPQELEDATKTVSDKLEGVSSAQSVTSDIAAVQPVIEVKVDHEKAAEENLTEASIGQYVQRAMHGQQIGEVVIDDVSHSVLLFDRNADTVEKLRKLKIPGKPEEATPAGGAGAAGGAGGAAGGTGGSGDAGAAGGAGGTGGAGGATGGAGAAGGTGTAGGDPNAGAPVTSEPRFIELDDVAEVKEVKTAPTIRHTDSQRSTTVSVTPEGDDLGAVSTEVQSALDEVDLPDTVAVDTGGATQEQNEAFSQLGLAMLAAILIVFVIMVATFKSLLQPLILLVSIPFAATGSVALSLITDTPLGLTSMIGLLMLIGIVVTNAIVLIDLINHFRIRGVDLRTAIVHGARLRYRPILMTAAATIFALLPMALGLTGGGVFISKPLAIVVIGGLVSSTLLTLILVPVLYLLLEGVKERRAEKKYVKNMARGEVLDAAEARARQRETATVPVGAGAAAGSGDTRTRTEGEAPTEAPAPTVDSTSADSARAASVPEETTGSDRLDDGHGDEPAVSDGGDADGERGDAPGTDFTLRSQHPRRDDGHGEPKH from the coding sequence GTGAGTTTCCTGACCCGGCTGAGCCTGAAGAACCGGGCGCTCATCGCGCTCATCTCCGTCGTCGCCGTCATCTTCGGCGTCATCGGAGCCGGTGCCCTCAAGCAAGAGCTCTTCCCATCCCTCGACAATCCCCAGGCCACGGTCACCGCCTCGTACGAGGGAGCCACCCCCGAGGCCGTCGAATCCGAAGTCACCGACCCTCTCGAAGGGGCGCTGACCGCACTGCCCGAGGTCGAGGACATGACCTCGACATCCTCGGCGGGCAGTGCGCAGATCACCGTGAGCACGAAGTACGGCGACGACTCCGATGACGTCGTCCGTGCCCTGCAGCGCGCCGTCTCCCAGGTGCAGCCGACCCTGCCCGACGGGGTCGAACCGAACGTCATGATGATGGGCACCGACGATATTCCTGTCCTCGCCCTGTCCGTGACCTCGGACGCCGATGAGGACCAGCTGGCAGCGAATCTCGAAGACGTCGTCGAGCCGGAGCTGAAGAAGGTCGACGGCGTCTCCCAGGTCCAGATCGCCGGAGCGAAGACCAAACAGGTCGAGATCAGCATCCGACGCGACGACCTCGAGGACGAAGGGGCGAACCTCGACGAGGTGGCCGGCATCCTCCAGTCCAACGGCGTGCCCACCTCGGCGGGTGAGCTCAAGGGCGCTGACGGCACGGCCCCGGTCGAGGTCGGCACCCGCATCCGCTCGATCGATGCGATCAAAGACCTCGTCATCTCCGGCACGGACGGACCGATCCAGATCTCCGACGTCGCCGACGTCAAGCTCGTCGACGAACCCGTCGAGTCGATCTCGCGCACGAACGGCGAACCCTCGCTGTCCGTGTCGGTGATGAAGGAATCCGACGCGAACACCGTCGACGTCTCCCATGCGGTGGCCGACAAGCTGCCCGAACTCGAGAAGATGATGGGGGAGAACACGGAATTCGTCTCCGCGTTCGACCAGGCACCCTTCATCGAACAGTCCATCCACGACCTCCTCAACGAGGGTGGGCTGGGCCTGATCTTCGCGGTTCTCGTCATCCTCGTCTTCCTGCTGTCGGTGCGGGCGACGATCATCACCGCCATCTCCATTCCGCTGTCCCTCCTCATCGCCATGATCGGCCTGTGGATGGGTGGGGAGACCCTCAACATGCTCACCCTCGGTGCGCTGACGATCTCCGTGGGCCGCGTCGTCGACGACTCCATCGTAGTCATCGAAGCGATCCGCAGGCGCCACGCCTCCGGTGGTGACAAATTCTCGAACATCCTCGCCGCCGTCTCCGAGGTGGCCGGGGCCATCACCGCATCGACGCTGACCACGGTGGCTGTGTTCCTGCCGCTGGCGTTCGTGACCGGGCAGACCGGCGAGATGTTCCGGCCCTTCGCCCTGACCGCGACCATCGCCCTGCTCTCCTCCCTGTTCGTGGCCCTGACGATCGTGCCCGTCCTCGCCTACTGGTTCCTGCGTCAGCGTGAAGCGAAGGTCAAACTCACCCGTGCGGAGAAGAAGGAGATCCGCCGCAGCCGCAAGTCGATGCTCTCGCAGTGGCGGGCGGAGAAGAAGAAGGCGAAGAAGGCCGACAAGAAGCGCGACCTCGTCGCCGCCGGTGCCGCAGCCGAGGACACCGGGGCCCGCGACAGTGCCGACAGTCCGTCTCCTGCGGATGTTCCGGCCCATGCCGACGCCGCCACGCATTCCCAACCGACCGGAGTGGCCGCGGGCGGTCCACGCTACGGCGAAACCGAAGACGGCACGGTGGCAGTCGACGAACTCGCCGGAATGCACTCGCCGGTGACGCGTCTGCAGAAGACCTATATGCCGGCGATCTCGTTCTCGACGAAGCACCCGATCGTCATGATCCTCATCGCCGTGCTCGTGCTCGCCGGCACCGGAGCGATGATCCCGCAGCTGAAGACCGAACTCTTCGGCGACACCGGACAGGATTCCCTGCAGATCTCGCAGACCTTCGACCCGGGCACCGACCTCGACGAGGCATCGGAGCAGGCGAAGAAGGTCGAGGACATCCTCGCCGACGAATCCGATGTCGACAACTACCAGCTGTCGCTGGGCGGCACGTCATTCGGCTTCACCGACGATTCGTCCCTGACAGGCACCTATATCGTCAACACGAAGTCCGGAGTCTCGGCGCAGTCGATCTCCGCGGAGCTGCAGAAGCAGTTCGACGATCTCGAGGGCGCCGGCGACGTCGAGGTGGCAAGTCAGAGCTCGACTCCGGGTTCGCAGACGATCGACGTCACGCTCACGGCCACCGATCCACAGGAACTCGAGGACGCGACGAAGACGGTCAGCGACAAGCTCGAAGGGGTGTCTTCGGCACAGTCGGTGACCAGTGATATCGCTGCGGTCCAGCCCGTGATCGAGGTCAAGGTCGATCATGAGAAGGCAGCCGAGGAGAACCTCACCGAGGCGTCCATCGGCCAGTATGTGCAGCGTGCCATGCATGGTCAGCAGATCGGTGAGGTCGTCATCGACGATGTCTCGCATTCGGTGCTGCTCTTCGACCGCAATGCCGACACTGTGGAGAAGCTGCGCAAACTCAAGATCCCGGGCAAGCCGGAAGAAGCGACGCCTGCCGGCGGAGCAGGCGCGGCAGGAGGTGCCGGAGGAGCAGCCGGAGGAACCGGCGGTTCAGGTGACGCCGGCGCGGCCGGAGGCGCTGGTGGCACGGGTGGCGCTGGTGGTGCGACTGGCGGTGCCGGAGCGGCCGGTGGCACCGGTACGGCAGGCGGCGACCCGAACGCGGGCGCTCCCGTGACCTCGGAGCCGCGCTTCATCGAACTCGATGACGTCGCCGAGGTCAAGGAAGTCAAGACCGCACCGACGATCCGTCACACGGATTCGCAGCGTTCGACCACCGTGTCCGTGACGCCCGAAGGCGATGACCTCGGAGCCGTGTCGACCGAAGTGCAGTCCGCCCTCGACGAGGTGGACCTGCCCGATACGGTCGCCGTCGACACCGGAGGCGCCACCCAGGAGCAGAACGAAGCGTTCTCGCAGCTGGGACTGGCGATGCTCGCGGCGATCCTCATCGTCTTCGTCATCATGGTCGCCACGTTCAAGTCACTGCTGCAGCCGCTGATCCTGCTGGTCTCGATTCCGTTCGCGGCCACCGGTTCGGTTGCGCTCTCGCTCATCACCGACACTCCGCTGGGGCTGACGTCGATGATCGGTCTGCTCATGCTCATCGGCATCGTGGTCACGAACGCGATCGTGCTCATCGACCTCATCAACCACTTCCGCATCCGCGGGGTCGATCTGCGCACAGCCATCGTCCACGGCGCCCGGCTGCGTTACCGTCCGATCCTCATGACCGCGGCCGCCACGATCTTCGCTCTGCTGCCGATGGCCCTCGGTCTCACCGGCGGGGGAGTGTTCATCTCGAAGCCGCTGGCGATCGTCGTCATCGGCGGTCTGGTCAGCTCGACCCTGCTCACGCTCATCCTCGTGCCCGTGCTCTACCTGCTGCTCGAAGGAGTCAAGGAACGCCGGGCCGAGAAGAAGTACGTGAAGAACATGGCCCGAGGTGAGGTCCTCGACGCCGCCGAGGCCCGGGCGCGGCAGCGCGAGACCGCCACGGTGCCTGTCGGTGCGGGCGCTGCCGCCGGTTCCGGTGACACCCGGACACGGACAGAAGGGGAGGCTCCCACCGAGGCGCCCGCACCGACTGTGGACTCGACGTCCGCGGATTCGGCCAGGGCCGCCTCGGTGCCGGAGGAGACGACGGGGTCCGACCGCCTCGACGACGGACACGGCGACGAACCCGCTGTCAGTGACGGCGGGGACGCCGACGGGGAGCGAGGCGATGCGCCGGGAACGGACTTCACCCTGCGCAGCCAGCACCCGCGCCGCGACGACGGGCATGGTGAACCCAAACACTGA
- a CDS encoding CPBP family intramembrane glutamic endopeptidase: protein MTTELEPQERKRLWFELGLIATLSLGQASVYAIVRLADIATRGPISDAQAKLNTSISPRPGFDLIYQLLDIGFALVPVALGLYLLSRDRPARPLPIRLGVDGHRLRDLGHGALIFLVIGIGTLGVYAGGRALGITAEIQPSNLGDHWWTIPVLLLSAAKNGILEEVLIFGFGALRLRQLGYGPWPIIISLALFRASYHLYQGIGPFIGNVAMGIIFGWYFLRKGRLMPLVWAHVIIDAVGFLAPGVLALVDIG, encoded by the coding sequence ATGACGACCGAGCTCGAACCGCAGGAGAGAAAGCGCCTGTGGTTCGAGCTCGGCCTCATCGCGACGCTGTCCCTGGGGCAGGCGTCCGTCTACGCGATCGTGCGCCTGGCAGACATCGCCACGCGCGGACCGATCAGCGACGCCCAGGCGAAACTCAACACCTCGATCTCGCCCCGACCCGGATTCGACCTGATCTATCAGCTTCTGGACATCGGCTTCGCCCTGGTGCCGGTCGCCCTCGGGCTCTACCTGCTCAGTCGAGACCGACCGGCCCGGCCGCTGCCCATCCGGCTCGGAGTCGACGGGCACCGACTGCGCGACCTCGGCCACGGTGCCCTCATCTTCCTCGTGATCGGCATCGGCACCCTCGGGGTGTACGCGGGCGGCAGGGCATTGGGGATCACGGCCGAGATCCAGCCGTCCAACCTCGGCGATCATTGGTGGACGATCCCGGTGCTGCTGCTCTCGGCCGCGAAGAACGGAATCCTCGAAGAGGTGCTCATCTTCGGCTTCGGGGCGCTGCGACTGCGGCAGCTGGGGTACGGACCGTGGCCGATCATCATCTCCCTGGCGCTCTTCCGGGCCAGCTACCACCTCTACCAGGGCATCGGCCCATTCATCGGCAACGTCGCCATGGGCATCATCTTCGGCTGGTACTTCCTGCGCAAGGGCAGACTCATGCCGCTGGTGTGGGCGCACGTCATCATCGACGCCGTCGGATTCCTCGCCCCGGGAGTGCTCGCCCTCGTCGACATCGGCTGA
- a CDS encoding PhoX family phosphatase: protein MRTFLPMADHVRGKRSAVTCALKCDNACLKATCNTSSNGYFRDIVDAKLSRRAVLGASAAGALALAVTTAPSPTAGSAAAAGHGTLKFSAIDPVHHEVDEFIVPQGYSWHPIVRWGDPLFPDSPKFDPENQSPEAQRRQFGYNNDFLSIQVDESDENRALLFANQEYTNDEIMYPESMAAADKRAISRQAHGLTVVELERRHKNSPWSVDVNGKKNRRFLIDTEYEFTGPAAGSDLLRTKDYPQGDRTQGTLGNCSGGLTPWGTVVSGEENFNSYFKAQGTSAADKRYGLDSEDSANGWENDVDRFDTNKPGYANEANRFGWIVEVDPWDPESTPVKHTSMGRFKHEGANVTISDSGHAVAYMGDDEKFDYLYKFVSKDTFIEGDREHNKTLLTDGDLYVAKFTGNSPKSEIDGSGDVPSDGEFDGSGQWLPLVKDGKSQVSGFSVDEVLVNTRLAADKVGPTKMDRCEDVEPNPVNGRIYVACTNNSDRGTSGKAGVDEANPRTENRDGHIVEITERTGDHTGTDFDWTLLLVCGDPKQGDATYFSGFPADQVSPISCPDNVAFDSAGNLWISTDGAPDGIGYCDGLFKVTIEGKQRGRVEQFLSVPREAEVCGPLIHDEYRSAFVAVQHPGEDGSYSDQHSQFPDYVDSTDVKKGVAAMPRPTVVQVIKGQGNGGGKGNGRGNGKGHGRDK, encoded by the coding sequence ATGAGAACATTCCTACCGATGGCCGACCACGTACGCGGCAAGCGCAGCGCCGTCACCTGCGCCCTCAAATGCGACAACGCGTGCCTCAAGGCCACCTGCAACACCTCGTCGAACGGCTACTTCCGTGACATCGTCGACGCCAAGCTCAGCCGCCGCGCCGTCCTCGGTGCCTCTGCCGCGGGAGCCCTGGCGCTCGCCGTGACCACCGCACCCAGCCCGACCGCCGGCAGCGCCGCGGCGGCCGGACACGGCACCCTGAAGTTCTCCGCCATCGACCCCGTCCATCACGAAGTCGATGAGTTCATCGTTCCGCAGGGCTACTCCTGGCATCCGATCGTCCGTTGGGGCGACCCGCTGTTCCCCGACTCCCCGAAATTCGATCCGGAGAACCAGAGCCCCGAAGCGCAGCGTCGCCAATTCGGCTACAACAACGACTTCCTGTCCATCCAGGTCGACGAGTCCGACGAGAACCGGGCACTGCTCTTCGCCAACCAGGAGTACACGAACGACGAGATCATGTACCCGGAGTCGATGGCCGCCGCTGACAAGCGCGCCATCAGCCGGCAGGCCCACGGTCTGACCGTCGTCGAGCTCGAACGCCGCCACAAGAACTCCCCGTGGTCGGTCGACGTCAACGGGAAGAAGAACCGTCGCTTCCTCATCGACACCGAATACGAGTTCACCGGCCCCGCCGCCGGCTCCGACCTGCTGCGGACGAAGGACTACCCGCAGGGCGACAGGACCCAGGGCACGCTGGGCAACTGCTCGGGCGGACTCACCCCATGGGGAACGGTCGTCTCCGGCGAAGAGAACTTCAACTCCTACTTCAAGGCCCAGGGCACCTCGGCGGCCGACAAACGCTATGGACTCGACAGCGAGGATTCGGCCAACGGCTGGGAGAACGATGTCGACCGCTTCGACACGAACAAGCCCGGCTACGCCAATGAGGCGAACCGCTTCGGCTGGATCGTCGAGGTTGACCCGTGGGATCCGGAATCGACTCCCGTCAAGCACACGAGTATGGGGCGGTTCAAGCACGAGGGCGCCAACGTCACGATCTCCGACTCCGGTCATGCCGTCGCCTATATGGGTGACGACGAGAAGTTCGACTACCTCTACAAGTTCGTGTCGAAGGACACCTTCATCGAAGGCGATCGCGAACACAACAAGACGCTGCTGACCGACGGCGACCTCTATGTCGCGAAGTTCACCGGCAACTCCCCGAAGTCCGAGATCGACGGCAGCGGCGACGTGCCCTCCGACGGCGAATTCGATGGCAGCGGACAGTGGCTTCCGCTGGTCAAGGACGGCAAGTCGCAGGTGTCCGGCTTCTCCGTCGACGAAGTCCTCGTCAACACTCGTCTGGCCGCGGACAAGGTCGGACCGACGAAGATGGACCGCTGCGAGGACGTCGAACCCAACCCGGTCAACGGGCGGATCTACGTCGCCTGCACGAACAACTCCGACCGCGGAACCTCCGGCAAGGCCGGAGTCGACGAGGCCAACCCGCGCACGGAGAACCGCGACGGCCATATCGTCGAGATCACCGAACGGACAGGCGACCACACCGGGACGGACTTCGACTGGACCCTGCTGCTCGTCTGCGGAGACCCGAAACAGGGCGATGCCACATACTTCTCGGGATTCCCCGCCGATCAGGTCTCACCGATCTCCTGCCCTGACAACGTCGCCTTCGACTCGGCGGGCAATCTGTGGATCTCCACCGACGGCGCTCCCGACGGCATCGGCTACTGTGATGGCCTCTTCAAAGTGACTATTGAGGGCAAGCAGCGCGGCCGAGTCGAACAGTTCCTGTCGGTGCCGCGTGAGGCCGAGGTCTGCGGGCCGCTCATCCACGACGAATACCGGTCCGCCTTCGTCGCCGTCCAGCACCCCGGCGAGGACGGATCCTATTCGGATCAGCATTCGCAGTTCCCCGACTACGTCGACTCCACCGACGTGAAGAAGGGAGTGGCTGCGATGCCGCGCCCGACAGTCGTTCAGGTCATCAAGGGCCAGGGCAACGGCGGAGGCAAGGGCAACGGCCGCGGAAACGGCAAGGGCCACGGCCGCGACAAGTGA
- a CDS encoding VOC family protein, with protein MKLDHVSYASEPDGYRATAERISEKLGVVPYDGGVHPRFGTRNLIFPLANGHYLEVVEALEHPAALSTPFGQAVRARSELGGGWMGWCVSVDDLTAVESRLERKAVDGNRTPESGLELKWLQIGVKGLIADPQLPFFIKWSADSSQHPSTYKTNAGVDIDTLQIAGDRDRLRDWLGTQDAKPISEINIDWSAPHGTPGIMSVSFSTENGPVTI; from the coding sequence ATGAAACTCGATCATGTGTCATACGCCAGTGAACCTGACGGCTATCGTGCGACCGCCGAGCGGATCTCGGAGAAGCTCGGTGTGGTTCCCTACGACGGCGGTGTGCATCCTCGATTCGGCACCAGAAACCTCATCTTCCCCCTCGCGAACGGCCATTACCTCGAAGTCGTGGAAGCCTTGGAGCATCCGGCCGCTCTCTCGACGCCCTTCGGTCAGGCGGTCCGGGCTCGTTCCGAGCTCGGCGGCGGCTGGATGGGCTGGTGCGTCTCGGTCGACGATCTCACCGCAGTCGAATCCCGCCTCGAACGCAAGGCCGTCGACGGCAATCGCACGCCGGAGTCCGGTTTGGAACTCAAGTGGCTGCAGATCGGTGTCAAGGGGCTCATCGCCGATCCCCAGCTGCCGTTCTTCATCAAGTGGTCCGCCGACTCTTCGCAGCACCCGTCGACGTACAAGACGAATGCGGGAGTCGACATCGACACCCTGCAGATCGCCGGGGACCGCGACCGTCTGCGCGACTGGCTGGGCACTCAGGATGCCAAGCCGATCTCGGAGATCAACATCGACTGGTCCGCGCCCCACGGGACGCCGGGCATCATGTCGGTGAGCTTCAGCACGGAGAACGGCCCCGTCACCATCTGA
- a CDS encoding inorganic diphosphatase, producing MELLATIEIPQGSRNKYEVDHETGRVKLDRYLYTSMQYPADYGYIEDTLGNDGDPLDVLVLLPEPLFPGVLVDIRPIGMFQMEDEAGGDDKVLAVPAGDPRWDSYTDISDVDQFMLDSIEHFFSRYKDLEPGKFVKGSSWAGREAAEAEINASIERFKAEGH from the coding sequence ATGGAACTGCTGGCCACAATCGAGATCCCTCAGGGGTCCCGCAACAAGTACGAAGTCGATCATGAGACCGGTCGGGTCAAGCTCGATCGCTACCTCTACACCTCGATGCAGTACCCCGCCGACTACGGCTATATCGAGGACACCCTCGGCAACGACGGCGACCCTCTCGATGTGCTCGTGCTGCTGCCGGAGCCGCTGTTCCCCGGCGTGCTCGTCGACATCCGCCCGATCGGCATGTTCCAGATGGAAGACGAGGCCGGCGGCGACGACAAGGTTCTCGCTGTTCCCGCCGGAGATCCCCGTTGGGACTCCTACACCGACATCTCGGATGTGGACCAGTTCATGCTCGACTCGATCGAGCACTTCTTCAGCCGGTACAAGGACCTCGAGCCCGGCAAGTTCGTCAAGGGGTCGAGCTGGGCGGGCCGCGAAGCCGCCGAGGCCGAGATCAACGCCTCCATCGAACGGTTCAAGGCCGAGGGCCACTGA